AAGAGTTTGGGAGCCGTGAAGAGCTACGATAGCATGAACAAGCCCGTCCTGGTGGCGGATTCCCTGGCCGTGGATGACCTGGTGCCCAGCGTGGAGAGCTACTTCACCTACGCCGGTTCCCTGACCACGCCCACCTGCGCCGAGGCGGTTACATGGATCGTGCTGACCGAGACCTTTCCCGTGACCCTGGATCAGGTCAATGAGTTCAAGGAGATCGAGTACGATCAGGGCAAGCAGCTGCACAACAACTACAGGGAGCTGCAGAGCGAAAACAATCGAGCTGTGGTCCTCGTCGAGCAGCCTGAGCAGAGATCGGGTGCAGCTGGACTCACTGCATCCGTATCCTTGGGTCTGATGACCCTCATCCTGGCGGGCCAGAAGATCATGCTGTAGACATGAGATGGACAATTCGAAAGGAGCAGCCAATGACATACTCGTACCAAAGAATCGTTTAATACAACGAATTTGTTTACCAactattttaacaatttaacaaAAAGAAACCGGAGACACAGGAGAGCAACGTCAGACCAGACAATTTATACTCATTAATTGTAATGCAGAACAGAACAAGAATTCAGCTAGTCAGTTTGTGTAAAGTTCATTAAGTGCAAAGGCCACAGATaataaatgaaacattttaCAAGCATTCGCGTCTCATGCTGATTTCTGGGTaaacggggcgtatgcgcaacttGAAACTGACTGCTTATTTCCGTTTAAAGTTCACACTAACCACTAACCACTGACCAATAATGTTATATGGCCAAGTGCCAAAAATAGACGATGAACCATACTTCTGCATATTTTGTCACAAGACCCCAGGTTGGAAAAGGCATTTTTATGGCTCGTGGTCAGTGTGATTCCTTTAAGGGGACTCATGCCGAGTGTAGTGCCTCTCATAAACGGGGAATAGAGTGTTTATCACCGCATTGTATTCAGAAATCACTGATAACTGCAAAGCGTCGACTGACCAATTGCGCTGCCTGATAGCGCTAATTGATATTGGATGGACTCTAAATAAATCAACTACGCTAACAGCGGGCCATGCAATTTGATTTCGCTTATTGCCGGCCACACTTCATCACGATTGTTCGTTGCGAAATGACACTGCGATTGGAGCGAGTGTCCAGTGGATAAGTTTATTGATGGGACCGCTAATTATACACACGAACTGAACTGTATCTTATCTGCTGCAGATACAAGCACGGCTAAGGGTTCTAAACAATCTAAAGTCCACTAAGCCCATTGTTAACTTAAAATACAATTAGGGCTTACTGTTAAGCTGGGTGCCTAATTAAGTTGGACAGAACTCACAGCTCAAGTTCAtagaataaaaattaaaacacatgCCTTAAAGATTGGTCAATTTATTTCTGACTTTATTAgataattcaaattttaaaaacatttttgtttaattggtCGAATTTATGAGACTGCAAACGTTGCATAATTTTAAGCAATATAGTTTCGAATAGAACTCGATGTTCAAAAAATATAAGCACAATTTTAGGGATATGTAGAAAATATGTGTAAGATGCATATAAGGTAGTGTAAAAGATTTAGTAACAATAAATTCAAGGGTAAAAGATATGTTTCGTATAAAAACTGTGGAAAGCCTTTTTAAATCACGAAAAGTTCCCCTGATGCGTTTGCTAAGTTAAcactttatatttttgtatatatttaacagTGTACCTACATGTATGAAACTTTTTTACCTGATTAACAAGAATAAAACTACTACAACATttataaactacattttgtaaagCTCCTTAGTTTCCAGCATTGTCGCCGCCATTTTTGGGCATCTGTCCACTTCCTTGTGGTAAAGGCACATCCTTGGATAAAAGTGCGTACTCCACGTCCATGTGTCTTATGAATGGAGAGGCCAGCATCTTGGCGGCCAGCTCGGCATCCTCGTCGTCGAATGCTTGGAGTAGGTTTTGTAGTGTGTTCACCTCCTGGGGATCACAACGGCTACCCCATTTCTTGAAGGTTTTCTTGGCATCCGAGAAATCCTGCAGTGTCAATTGTACCAGAATCAAGGCCACAACCAAACGGCCAACTTGGCCAAAGGACTTTGTTTGCAGATTTAGGCTTATTTCCTTTTTGAGGGCCTTGCTGGCCTCTTCGTATTTCTTGAGTCTGACCAATATCCTGGAAACCTTCGATGCGAATTCCGCTGCCTGGTGAGTGGACTCCGCAATCGAGACGACTGCCAAGGCGCGTTTGTAGAATCCCAATGCCAGCTCAGGATGCTTGGATTCCGTCATCTTGGCGGCTTTGTCCAGAGCAGCCGCTGCCGCTTCCGGTGAGCCGTGTTGCTGGTAGAGACAGCAGGCCCTATTGGCATAGTTCTCCACTTCGGGCAGCTGGTCGGTTTCTTTGGCCAGCAGGATAATCTGCTCGTAGGACTTGGCTGCGTGGAACCACGACTTGTTGTTTTCGTAACAGTCGATGGCCTTCAAAAAACAATCCTTGCTCTTATCGAAACTCTTGGCACTTCGATACGCGCTTGCTGCCTTGAAATACATACCAGCTTTGGCATACTCATTCGCGGCACTAGCCGTCTGTCCTAACAAGGCCTCTGCCTCCTCAATCTTTTTGGCATCTAGAGTGCTCATGTTCGTAAGTCACAACCTTTGCGTGTTGAAAAAATCAATTCGAGTGCCTTACATTCAAACCAGTGTGCCCGAATGCGCAAGTGCAGAGAAAAGCCAGCTGGCCGCTCCTTTCTTATGCGGGCATGACACTGCGTTATGGTACTACTAAATGCTTTAGTTTTgctatttaaagtttttaattgtatttaaataaaatagtgCTTATTGTGTGGTTTGCAAAGCTATTCTTTAAGTTTGGGGGGAGAAAAATAAACCTTTTATACAAACGATGTTTTAAGTTAAGTTTGactttgaatatatatggtagaaaatatataaacttaatcGCAATGGATTTAAATCGAACTTTTATCGCATTCACAGAACTCCTAGTTCGATTAGGTTTGTCGCCCTGGCTAAAGAAAGAAAGACATCGATATAAAGACATGTGCTTTGTCATTTCTTAAGAGCTCTTTAAGTCAGAAGTTAAGGAATTCAAGCACATAACTTTACCCCAGTATTGCAACTACTGCAATTGAATTAAAACATTAACCTTACCAACAGGGTGCTTAGTCTTGAAAAGAAGACTGTCTCTCTGTTTTATATCAGATTCTGCGTATTCCTTTCCAAAGCAGGTAAGACCCTCTATATGCAGAAAGTCTCTTGTCCTATTATTTTCCTACCAACTTTTTAGTAAATCCCCTAATACTGCAAGATGAAGGTCTGGAGAGATGCGGGTCTTACCTACATCCATTATTCCAACATCGCAGCCCGCGTGGTGCGAGAGGCACTCCGAGTTGAGCTCCGTGCGGAAGCCGCCAAGCGAAACATCAGCCATGTGAAGTTCACTCCTTGGGAGAACGGAAGGCCTGTGCGGCGCAAGAAGGAAGAACGCGAATCCGAATCTTAGGAGCCATGTGCACCATGTTGCATCCAATATATCAGCTGTCATGATTctacaacaataattaaaatcaatttgaatCACTGAAGAAATGATGGaggggcttttgtttttggataATACATTTTAGTTAACTTTTGTCGCATGAAAACTTCATGGTTCATTCTAAAGTACAACACAGTTCTGTATTTAAAtaccatataaataataatatacacAACATTTAGCATACATTCTACACACGCGTATTAAATACATAGATTGTGACTGCTTAATTTAGACTAAGACACTAGGTAGGAGAATCTAAGGATGAGAAAACAGTCAGTTCTGGAGCACGAGCCACGGCAGCAGGACGATGCACAAGGACCAGGATAGGCCCATCGCCCCGCTCTTCAGGTTGGTATAACTGTCCACGATGTGAATCTTCCAGCCCATATTGCCATGGGTAAAGGAGTTATAGTACACAGTGTCCGGCCACGTGATATTCGGTGTGATTTCCAACAGGGCCGGTTCCCCATCCACACACTCGGTGATCAGCGACCGATTGAACTTCTTGAAGGTGGGGAAGTTATCATCCAGGCGACGATCACTGTTTGGCGGATATCTGGACAGGCACAGCGGACCAGCAGCCGTGGGCTTGGGTCTGCCTCTCCTGGTGAACTCAACGCCGGCCAATACGCGAATCTCACTTTGCTTCGCATCCGACAGTCGGTCATAACCACCCTGGGGATCATCAGTGATGACCAACGGATGATAGTGCTCCGGGGAGTGGGGATTATTGCCACCCCTGACCTTGAAGGTGTAGGTCAGGCCACGCTTTAGGTAAAGTTCTGGAATCATGTAGCCATTGATGTACCAGGCCAAGCCACTGGACACATGGTTCGTCAGTCCCTGATAGCCACGAAGTCCCCCAGAGGGTCCCAAGTAGGCATTGAAGGTGCGTACAGTTCTGGAAGATAGTTAACTATATAAACATTTCATCTATGCAGAAGAAGATGGTATTCTTACGCATCTGTTATCCTGGTTCGCTCCCACGTTGGGGGATTAGTCGTCTCCATTCTCCTTGTAAACGCAAAGCAATCATTGACCGGCTCCGTGGTGTTAAAGTCAATTACTATATCGCTCTTGGGATAGTAAGTGTGAAAGGCAGGCTCGTTGTTCGAATCCAACGGACCAAATGCCCAGACCACGTAGTTGCTGCGGTCTAGGAAGATCTCCTTATCGCCATCATCGGCTGAAATGTGTAAATGCTTTATCAGTGAGCACAAATCATGGGGCGAATGATAAAAAACTCACATGACTTGAGGGTGCGCCTGAAACTGATCGTATTAATGCCATCCTTGCGACTGTATGTATTCAACTGGAAGCTATCCAGTCCACCAACCACATCGTCCCGGCAAACTCCTTTGTTTTGGCCCAAAACCTGAACGCACGGTGCCAACGAAGTGATATTGTAGTCCACGGTATAGCCCCTAATGTCGTCTATGTAGGCCACCACGACATCGGAGCCAATCATCTGGCTGGATACATCGGATCCGGAAATGCCAAAGGACATGTAATCTTTCTGGTCCACCTGACCGGATAGTTGAAACGTGATCTGTGGCCCGAAAACCTCCCAGGACACCTGCATATCCTTGTGTAGCTGCCGGCAATTGGGCAGCGAGAATTCGAAAGGTGTTACTTTCACTAGCGATGGTGGAACGTTCAGTTTATCGTTGAACAGCACATGACCATAGTTCTCATTGTCAGCCACATCGTATACACTGATCCAATCGATGTCAAAGATAGTCTTATCTCCAGGCAGCTCCAGTTCTATGGTCTCCTTGTTGTACGCTCTAATAGGATCAAGGCTGAGTGATCATTATTTAAATGGGTTTGTAGTTaacttcttctttattttatatctCTAGAAACACTTACTATCCTCGCTCATCTGGCAACTTGCTCCCACGACTAGAAGGCTGTGGCCCTACTCCAGTCCAGAAAAATGTCCTCTTGCCAAGCCCATCGTAGGTAAATTCCTTGATGCGAATGGTCTTCGAGTCCAGGATCTCGATGGTGCTACTGCTTACATTGTGACTGCGCTTGGAGAAGGTACCTGCCAATTGGCTCATCGGTGGTTCAAACTCCTCGGGTATATAAACGTCCCCAAAGTTGTTTTGACTGCTCAGATCGTAGACCGCCAGCCATTTGATTTCGGTTATCTTCTTTCGATCCGGCAGTGTCAGCGTGAAGTCTTTGTTGTGATAGCGATCCAGGATGTTGGTTCTACGGTTAGCATTTTGtagtatatattatatacatttttaatatttgcaaaGAAAACATTCTACAAAATTACTGGATATATGGAATGTAATTTCTTACAAGAATTAGTTCCACAGATGCCTCCTCTTAATTTTCCATAGatgtattatatatttttacactTACTTGCCAAATTCATCGGGCACAATAAATCCCTGCGGTCCCGGCCGATTACTGGCGCCCGACCAGAAGAACGTATCCGCCCCGTTGCCGTCGTAGTTGAAGCCCACAATGAGAAAGGTGTACTCGTTCACGGCGTACACATCGCCGGACACTTGATGATGGTAAGAGTTCAGTTTGCCCAGATATTTTCCACGGTACGGACCATCCTCCTCTTCGTTCTGAGCCACTACTTGAATAAGTAATCATTAAGTAAATTTGATGccggcaaaaacaaaaacattgaaaacaaatCGCAAACGAAAGACTGTGACAACAAACTtgttttttggatttttcgGATTTTCGCTCTGACTAATAAGCCAGCAATTCGGCTTCTGATTTACTGCCACTGGGCCAGGTGGCGCCCCCTGGCGGGAGCTCTGAGAGACCAATCCAAGACTAGACCAGTTTCTCTAGTTTTACACGAAAGTGAATTTGTTTTCGCCCCGTCTGGAGCGTAACGCCAGTACAAATTTCTCTTTCTTTTGCAGTTTGCCTCGTTTTTCTTGTTATTATCAAGTTTGCAGTGTAGTCTAGTTAACTCACAGGCGGCGGGGAGAAGCAGGAAAATCGTTAAAGTAACCAGTAATAAATGGTGCTGCAATCGCAGACAAAGAACGCTGCTGCTCAATGTCATCTTATTCGTTTCCTTTGTTATCCCGATCTGGTTTGTATCACTCCCACTTCCTAAGCcacgttttatttttttcacaaatttttgAATCGATTTAATCTTTAATGCTTATTCACGTTGCAGCATTTTGCATACTGGGTTTTTTCCCGGTTCCGCTGCGTCACTGAAGATGGTCAGATttccaaatatatatgtttaatttttttaattgagagccaagtaaattatttataattttttcttgcttttgctTAAGGTCGTTTCGTCACTTGCATGCGTTTTcgctgctattgttgttgtgttcACTTGGCCAAAACAGGTTTAGGCAACAGTTCCGgcgtttttatatatatttttcactttttccaAAGCCCTCGCTCAAAGACCAAGTCGAAACCGAACCGCACTGTCCCAGCGATCAGAGTGAACTGAGACTTTAAGCCGCCGTTATTTCGGTTTGGGTTTCTTTCGGAGTTCCGACGTCGTGGACTTGGCAATGTTAAGTGAACACTGCTCTCCGCATCTTTCTCTTGAGCTGTGCGCATGCGTGATTGGCATTGAAATGGCCAAGAGTGGCCGTAACGGTACTTGCTGCATACGGAATACGCGAGGTGCGCTTGAGAAGTTCCAAAATAGTAtcacaatatttttttcccaCATGAGTACTGAAAGAGatttttataatattcttGGGAATAATTACTCCTATGTGGCATTATCacgcataaataaatataactatGTATATATTGCGGTATCCATGTTACTGACCCCATTGgatattgtatttttatatacattttcttgATCAGAGTTCTTATCAGGGTAAATGTAGCCATCTGGTACAACCTGTTTCTATAGGCATTCGGATCATGAAAGCCTACATACATAtcttaaaaatgaaataaaacacacttttattatttttcacaattttcttgCTTGCAAAACTAAACTTTATTCCTTAGGTTTGCTTTTATTAGATCTTTATTTTGAATAGCAATTCAATGTTTTTAAAACTaatcaattgcaatttgtcGTCTGTTtgcgtttttatttaaacagcAATTGCAACAGTTTTTCTCTACTCGACTGCGTTggattttatttcatttaatgaaTAATGTTTTCGTTTTAAGTTATCTCTTTTTTGTGGTTGcgattttatttacaaaaaggCATGTCAAAGATATATGAATAAAGGTGTGCgttgcaaacaaaatttaataagAGGATCGTcgataaaaacataaaattggCAACCAAAACATTTGTATCGAAAGTCTGAAAAAATTGTATACGATTTTCACTCAGGGTCTAGACCAATTTTCACTGAATTCTTATTTTCTAAACAATTTAGGCTCTCTTTTATATCTGCTATCCCGCCGCATTTTCCGCACTCGTATAACTAgtttattgaaaatacaatattaataatatatcattATTCTCATAAGAAGCACAATTTatgttgttttagtttttatttcatcATTTTATGCGTTTACATTTCAGTGTTTTGAACTTGCTGCCGTACATTTTTCAGAATTTTGTCGTTTAACATTTTCAGCGCATGGTGtatattataatttacttttacttcCATTTAAGGTTtgtgtttataaattttatttgtttgtttttttatttgttaacaCTAGACACTAGATAACCTATAAAAATGGTTCAGTTTTGTTTATAGTTCTTTATGGAAAACATGACAATGAATACAAGAAACTTTACAAAACAGTAAACACGCTGGAAAAGTCGTTGACCGAtgaaaaagggggcggggccaAGGGGGCAGATAGACTATATGTGAGAATTGGTCTTGGACGCACGCACGCATAGTTGAACTAAAAGTAGCAATACTTAGCTTAAATGTAGCGTATAAAAatagtgttttctttttattttattggtttttgttttacttgttTCTCTCATTTCAGATAgactttaaattaaacaaattgagaacactaatttgtattttaaactTAGGCTGcgttttatatgtatatgtatgtatcaaTTAACTGCGATGCATACGTTATcaatgcatttatttcttcCGCATTCGCCTCATCTTTGACTTCTGCTTTCTGGTCTAGCATTGGATTAAGTGTTTAAATGAGCATTTTAAATTGGTTTGACTGAGACAACTTCCGGCTGTTCGATTGCTAACGTTGGTTGCTTTAGATGAGATTTAAAATGAGACATAGTCGATCGACAAGCTCCAAGGGCCTATCGTCGCTTTTTGCATGGAATGAACGTTGTCAAACGAATAAACAATCGGAAATTCGTGTTTAGTCTATATTTATAAAGTAGAGCAAACAGGGCGCATATGTTTCTTGACTTTTCATCGTAAACTTAACAAGCgaacagaaaaaatattacaacatgcattttatgtttttctttttatgttgTATATTATTATCTTTTATTACAAATACTTCGGCGCTGGCGctaattatacaaaaattttcGGGGAAATCAATAGCTATCATAATATATTACTCTTattgtggtttttttttgaattgcGCTACATGAAATCAAATATACGCTttactatttataaatgtaatgtataaaaaatttgtttccaTCTCTTAAGTTTCTGGTATTGTTTCTCGTTACACGCATTCAGCGTAGAAATACATTACAAAGCTTTTGCTATGGCATTATGTATGATGTAAGGTTGTTACttgaatttggtttttttcggGGGTCGGGAAGGGGGAAAGGGATGCGGATGAAGGGTAATGGCCTGAGGTAATGGTGTTaggcaaacaatttaattgcaagtgaaatttgaaaactattttgaaACAAACCGATTGATTTAACATTAGAATGAGACGTGATCGTAGTTCTTGGTGTTTCTGTAGATAAAGTTGCTTGTGTGATTGTGGCGTATGGTGTGGTTCTTGTGAAGAGTGTTGGCTAAAATTTATCCTGAAATATGAATAGGTTATTGGTCGCAGCCACGGCGATGATATTTTCTTCGGGATGCCAGGCGGTGTGCAGGATCTTCTTGTTGAAATCTAGGCAGTCCACGCTGATCTCATCCTTCTTCCGTTTGCCGCCAGTGCAAACTTTCCGTGGCTTGAGCACCGTCTTCGGCTTAATGATATCCCTGGACGCCTCTAGCGTCACATCCTTTTTCGAGTTGCGGTCGAAGACGCGGAAGAAGTTGTTGTAACTTCCGGTCATTATTGAGCTGTCCTTGCCGTTCCAACAGCACTCGAACTTGTCGAAGATGCAGTCATTCTCGTACAGCGAGCACAGCTTGGCGCGCAGGTATTCATGGACCTGTAAACAAAGCGGTGAAATTAGTATGGCTCCTTAATAAATGGCATATGATTTAAAAACTCTGCAGATACCTCTACCTTTGAGAAACACATTCTATACTATGAAGGTACTAACCGGATAGGTCTCAATGGGCTTTGTTTCCATGTGCAGATCCCACACTTTGATGCTCAAGTAATCCCTGGAGATCATGTAGCGACCCGAGTTGCTTAGCTTCACATCGCTGATGGAGCTAATTATTTCGCTGAAGAAGCTGCGATTCGTTGGATTCTCGGGCTCCTCAAACTGTTTGCTGTGCCGGTCGCATAGTGCCGCCGAACGCATATCACATAATCGTATTGTGCCCTTAGAGCTCGAGTACACAAACACATTGCACTCGGTCGGATGGAATTCGGCCGCCGTGATCACCTCTGTTAGCTCCTCCATGTTGGTTGGCTTGATGTCGACAATGTTGTAGCTCTGGTTGACCACCTCCAAGTGCCACAGATTGATGCGCAGGTCGTCGGCCGACAAGAAGGTCTCCTGATCCGAGTTAACGCTTATTGAATTAATGTGATAGGTGTGTGCATTGGCGAAGGTGCGCCGTGGGGAGGCCTCCACCAGCAGTGGTATCTGCTTCACGGAGGGCACTCGGAGGGCCGTTACATTCTGTGGATCCCGGATCAGTCCGTTCTCCTCCTTCGTGTTGTAGCCGCCGAACGACTTGTCACGCTCACTGACCTTCCACAATTTGACTGTCTTGTCGTTGGTCGAGAGCAGAAAGTGCACGGGATTCTTTTGTTGCAGCCACCGGATCTTGTTTATCTTCTCCTCAATCTCCAGAGACTTGAGGTAGTCGAATTCAGGCTCGTGCGATTGGAATGTCGAATAGACATTGTATTCGCCGCGTCGCGGATTGGCGGCTTTTGAGGCAGGATCACGCTGCAATAgttgcatatatatattaaatattgtcACGATTGCATAAAACATTGTTCACTTACCTGAAAGATGACGACGCGACCGCCCTTGTCACCAGTGGCCAGCAGTTCGCCATCGTGATTGAATTCCACGCAGGATATGATGTCTGCATCCGTGACATCATCGTCTAGGGCGCCTTTAATCTGTGAGAAGCACCAAGACGCCTCTCCATTACCTGAAAAGACAGAGCAGGACCAAATGATGAGTATTCAATTTGACACCTTCGGCCAGCTCGAGTTCGATCCACTGAATGGCAATTCGATTGGACAACTAACTGAAAAGGCTGGCGGCACATGAAACTAAGTGTAACGTTTGATTTTCTCCCGAGCCCATACATGTTCAAAAGaacatatactcgtatatacatGGCTGGCAAGCGGAAGGACAACCAACTATGACGACGGTATCCTGGGCCTGCCCAAATATTTGCTAATGACGCCATACTCGGCCTTCCACGCCGGTCTGCCGTCTGCCTGTCTTTAAAGCCCTTTAATCTCTTGGCCAAATATTCTTCTTTCCGTTTCCTTGTCTCGCTGCTTTTAGCCCACAACCACGCCCCTTTTCCCTTCCCCCTTGTTTGCCATTCGCTCTCTGCACAGCCACTTTTAGCGATTGCGGTACGTTGTGTAAACGATGACGTTGCTGCTGTCCTCCTTATTCGGAAACCCCACTTTATACACTGATATTCCATAATGGGAGCATTTCATTTGGAAAATGTGTTTCCCTTTTCACAAACAGTGGGATGCAGTACGTGGTTTATCTTAATTTGTGGAATTTTCTAGTCAATTTTGCAGGAAATTCATACAACAACTCATCGAAAGTAATAACCTATAAATAAAAGCTTTGATTGTGCCTGCGGCATCATTACAATCTTCATAAAGAAAACGAATAAAATGTTTGTCATGCCCACTGTACTCCAATTCGCTTTGTATCTGCCattgcctttttgtttttggccccCATGTCTGGGGGCTGTGTGCGAATTTTAGCAATTTTTTCTACATTCCCAAATATTCATTgggctttgtttgtttgatttctcTGGCACAGCCCTTGCCCAGCCCAGTCCCATGTGCTGTGACCTCATTATCCACTGCCTATTGCCAGTCTGTT
This genomic stretch from Drosophila yakuba strain Tai18E2 chromosome 3R, Prin_Dyak_Tai18E2_2.1, whole genome shotgun sequence harbors:
- the LOC6536485 gene encoding protein Skeletor, isoforms B/C isoform X1, whose product is MTLSSSVLCLRLQHHLLLVTLTIFLLLPAALVAQNEEEDGPYRGKYLGKLNSYHHQVSGDVYAVNEYTFLIVGFNYDGNGADTFFWSGASNRPGPQGFIVPDEFGKTNILDRYHNKDFTLTLPDRKKITEIKWLAVYDLSSQNNFGDVYIPEEFEPPMSQLAGTFSKRSHNVSSSTIEILDSKTIRIKEFTYDGLGKRTFFWTGVGPQPSSRGSKLPDERGYLDPIRAYNKETIELELPGDKTIFDIDWISVYDVADNENYGHVLFNDKLNVPPSLVKVTPFEFSLPNCRQLHKDMQVSWEVFGPQITFQLSGQVDQKDYMSFGISGSDVSSQMIGSDVVVAYIDDIRGYTVDYNITSLAPCVQVLGQNKGVCRDDVVGGLDSFQLNTYSRKDGINTISFRRTLKSSDDGDKEIFLDRSNYVVWAFGPLDSNNEPAFHTYYPKSDIVIDFNTTEPVNDCFAFTRRMETTNPPTWERTRITDATVRTFNAYLGPSGGLRGYQGLTNHVSSGLAWYINGYMIPELYLKRGLTYTFKVRGGNNPHSPEHYHPLVITDDPQGGYDRLSDAKQSEIRVLAGVEFTRRGRPKPTAAGPLCLSRYPPNSDRRLDDNFPTFKKFNRSLITECVDGEPALLEITPNITWPDTVYYNSFTHGNMGWKIHIVDSYTNLKSGAMGLSWSLCIVLLPWLVLQN
- the LOC6536483 gene encoding gamma-soluble NSF attachment protein isoform X2; translation: MSMPKLAIDCYENNKSWFHAAKSYEQIILLAKETDQLPEVENYANRACCLYQQHGSPEAAAAALDKAAKMTESKHPELALGFYKRALAVVSIAESTHQAAEFASKVSRILVRLKKYEEASKALKKEISLNLQTKSFGQVGRLVVALILVQLTLQDFSDAKKTFKKWGSRCDPQEVNTLQNLLQAFDDEDAELAAKMLASPFIRHMDVEYALLSKDVPLPQGSGQMPKNGGDNAGN
- the LOC6536486 gene encoding protein phosphatase PP2A 55 kDa regulatory subunit isoform X2 translates to MAGNGEASWCFSQIKGALDDDVTDADIISCVEFNHDGELLATGDKGGRVVIFQRDPASKAANPRRGEYNVYSTFQSHEPEFDYLKSLEIEEKINKIRWLQQKNPVHFLLSTNDKTVKLWKVSERDKSFGGYNTKEENGLIRDPQNVTALRVPSVKQIPLLVEASPRRTFANAHTYHINSISVNSDQETFLSADDLRINLWHLEVVNQSYNIVDIKPTNMEELTEVITAAEFHPTECNVFVYSSSKGTIRLCDMRSAALCDRHSKQFEEPENPTNRSFFSEIISSISDVKLSNSGRYMISRDYLSIKVWDLHMETKPIETYPVHEYLRAKLCSLYENDCIFDKFECCWNGKDSSIMTGSYNNFFRVFDRNSKKDVTLEASRDIIKPKTVLKPRKVCTGGKRKKDEISVDCLDFNKKILHTAWHPEENIIAVAATNNLFIFQDKF
- the LOC6536484 gene encoding protein stunted translates to MKVWRDAGLTYIHYSNIAARVVREALRVELRAEAAKRNISHVKFTPWENGRPVRRKKEERESES
- the LOC6536483 gene encoding gamma-soluble NSF attachment protein isoform X1, translated to MSTLDAKKIEEAEALLGQTASAANEYAKAGMYFKAASAYRSAKSFDKSKDCFLKAIDCYENNKSWFHAAKSYEQIILLAKETDQLPEVENYANRACCLYQQHGSPEAAAAALDKAAKMTESKHPELALGFYKRALAVVSIAESTHQAAEFASKVSRILVRLKKYEEASKALKKEISLNLQTKSFGQVGRLVVALILVQLTLQDFSDAKKTFKKWGSRCDPQEVNTLQNLLQAFDDEDAELAAKMLASPFIRHMDVEYALLSKDVPLPQGSGQMPKNGGDNAGN
- the LOC6536485 gene encoding protein Skeletor, isoforms B/C isoform X2, whose product is MTLSSSVLCLRLQHHLLLVTLTIFLLLPAALAQNEEEDGPYRGKYLGKLNSYHHQVSGDVYAVNEYTFLIVGFNYDGNGADTFFWSGASNRPGPQGFIVPDEFGKTNILDRYHNKDFTLTLPDRKKITEIKWLAVYDLSSQNNFGDVYIPEEFEPPMSQLAGTFSKRSHNVSSSTIEILDSKTIRIKEFTYDGLGKRTFFWTGVGPQPSSRGSKLPDERGYLDPIRAYNKETIELELPGDKTIFDIDWISVYDVADNENYGHVLFNDKLNVPPSLVKVTPFEFSLPNCRQLHKDMQVSWEVFGPQITFQLSGQVDQKDYMSFGISGSDVSSQMIGSDVVVAYIDDIRGYTVDYNITSLAPCVQVLGQNKGVCRDDVVGGLDSFQLNTYSRKDGINTISFRRTLKSSDDGDKEIFLDRSNYVVWAFGPLDSNNEPAFHTYYPKSDIVIDFNTTEPVNDCFAFTRRMETTNPPTWERTRITDATVRTFNAYLGPSGGLRGYQGLTNHVSSGLAWYINGYMIPELYLKRGLTYTFKVRGGNNPHSPEHYHPLVITDDPQGGYDRLSDAKQSEIRVLAGVEFTRRGRPKPTAAGPLCLSRYPPNSDRRLDDNFPTFKKFNRSLITECVDGEPALLEITPNITWPDTVYYNSFTHGNMGWKIHIVDSYTNLKSGAMGLSWSLCIVLLPWLVLQN
- the LOC6536486 gene encoding protein phosphatase PP2A 55 kDa regulatory subunit isoform X1; translation: MGRWGRQSPVLEPPDPQMQNTPPPPTLPPRTFMRQSSITKIGNMLNTAININGAKKPTSNGEASWCFSQIKGALDDDVTDADIISCVEFNHDGELLATGDKGGRVVIFQRDPASKAANPRRGEYNVYSTFQSHEPEFDYLKSLEIEEKINKIRWLQQKNPVHFLLSTNDKTVKLWKVSERDKSFGGYNTKEENGLIRDPQNVTALRVPSVKQIPLLVEASPRRTFANAHTYHINSISVNSDQETFLSADDLRINLWHLEVVNQSYNIVDIKPTNMEELTEVITAAEFHPTECNVFVYSSSKGTIRLCDMRSAALCDRHSKQFEEPENPTNRSFFSEIISSISDVKLSNSGRYMISRDYLSIKVWDLHMETKPIETYPVHEYLRAKLCSLYENDCIFDKFECCWNGKDSSIMTGSYNNFFRVFDRNSKKDVTLEASRDIIKPKTVLKPRKVCTGGKRKKDEISVDCLDFNKKILHTAWHPEENIIAVAATNNLFIFQDKF